GAATGGACGGGTTTTATTGGACTCAGCGTATGCCTTCATTGTTCCTATTCCTGGATACATTGGTGCTACAATATCTGTATTTCTATTTTCATTAGCCTGCTCAAAAGTTACATAGCGGGTTTTATCACGTTCTTTAATCCAATCGTAAGCGTCATAAAACACAGGACCGTTACCACATTCGTTGCCCATAGACCACAAAATGATTGAGGTTGCATTTTTATCCTGCTCTAACATGCGCTTTATTCGATCTAAATGTGCAGGAGCCCATTCTGGTAAATAGGCTGGATGTTTTTCTTTATCGAACCTGCCTTGTTTTTCAGCTCCCATTGCATGGGTTTCGATATTGGCTTCATCTACAATATAAAATCCATATTCATCAGCAAGTTCATATAAATAAGGATCATGTGGATAATGACTCATACGAATCGCGTTGATATTATTTTGCTTCATCACTTTCATATCCAGAAGCATGGTTTCTCTATCAGGTGCGTGACCTTTAATACCATCATGCTCATGAAGGTTTACACCATTAACCATTAAAGGCTGTCCGTTTACCATTAACTGAGCTTCTTTTATCTCTACTTTTCTGAAACCAATTTTCTTAGAAATTACCTGGGTATTTTTCTTATCGAATAATTTGATGATGTAGCGATATAAATACGGTGATTCTGCACTCCATTTCTCTATATTATTTATTGTAGCTGAAAAATTAACCTGACTGGTTGAGGCATCAACTTTCTTAGATTCAGAATACACCGCGTTTCCATTTGCATCCTGTAAAACGATAGACGCTACTTGATTTTTAGAAGGTTTCTTTTTGAATTGTCTTAAATCGATATCAACATTAAAAAGTCCGTTTGTGTAAGTATCATCTAAATTAGCCTGAGCAAAATAATCCCAAATGGTGGTTTTTGGCATCGCCTGTAAATACACATCACGCTCGATACCACTTAAACGCCAGAAATCCTGATCTTCTAAATAGCTTCCGTCGTGCCAACGAAACACCTGCACAGCCAAAACATTATCTCCTTCATTTAAATACTTGGTGATATCAAACTCCGCAGCAGTTTTAGATGCTTTTGTCATGCCAATTTCTTGACCATTTAAAAATATTCTAGCATAACCAGAAATTGAGCCAAAATGTAAAATAACTTCTTTGTTTTTCCATGTATCGGAAACCTCAAATGTTGTTCTGTAACTACCTACAGGATTATAATCTCCATCTATAAAGGGCGGGTTTTTAGGAAATGGATATACAATATTTGTATAAATTGGAGTATCAAAACCTTGTAACTCCCAATTAGAAGGCACATCTATTGTATTCCAATTAGAATCATCTAAATTAGATTCATGAAAATTTAAAGGTCTATCGGCAGGATTTTTAACAATACTAAATTTCCATGTACCATTTAAACTTTGATATAGACTTGACCTTTTAGGGGAACCTGTTATTGCAGATGCTTCATCGTCATACAACACAAAAGATGCTCTTCCTATTTCCTTATTACGGTCAATTACAGATGGGTTCTCCCATTCATTTGCATTATTTTGTGCAAAAAATAATTGAAGAGACAATGAAAACATTAGTATTAAAATAAGTCTAGACATAAATAATATTAAATAATTTTAAAAAGTATTATACTTCGTTTTGTTATTATCAATTTCAGGTTAAACTTCACTAAAAATCTAAAAAATGGTAAACATATAGTTTTATGTATTTTTAAAAGTGTTACAAGCACACTTACAGATTTTAAACAAATATGATCTATTTCTTTAATTTGAATAGGGTATAAATTGACCAATAATAGGGTATAAATCGACCAATAAAAAGGCGTAATATGCCCAAACTATATTGCTAAGACCTTACTATGAGGCAGATATATATTTTAAATTCAAAAAAAATCAGTTTTTAAGTTAACTCAAAACTCCTCTTTGAAATAAAAAATAAACTATGCGTTAAACAAATCTCCTTTTTAATAAAAAACTCTTTAAGGTGTCTTAAAGAGTTTTTCTTAACGTAAAACTTTACATTTAATAATAACAACTATACAAATTTCAGTAAAACATATCTATTAATAAGGGTATAAATCAGCAAAAAAAAGGATACAATATGTCCATGCATTAATATAGGTATTTAATATA
The nucleotide sequence above comes from Flavobacteriaceae bacterium HL-DH10. Encoded proteins:
- a CDS encoding glycoside hydrolase family 2 TIM barrel-domain containing protein — translated: MSRLILILMFSLSLQLFFAQNNANEWENPSVIDRNKEIGRASFVLYDDEASAITGSPKRSSLYQSLNGTWKFSIVKNPADRPLNFHESNLDDSNWNTIDVPSNWELQGFDTPIYTNIVYPFPKNPPFIDGDYNPVGSYRTTFEVSDTWKNKEVILHFGSISGYARIFLNGQEIGMTKASKTAAEFDITKYLNEGDNVLAVQVFRWHDGSYLEDQDFWRLSGIERDVYLQAMPKTTIWDYFAQANLDDTYTNGLFNVDIDLRQFKKKPSKNQVASIVLQDANGNAVYSESKKVDASTSQVNFSATINNIEKWSAESPYLYRYIIKLFDKKNTQVISKKIGFRKVEIKEAQLMVNGQPLMVNGVNLHEHDGIKGHAPDRETMLLDMKVMKQNNINAIRMSHYPHDPYLYELADEYGFYIVDEANIETHAMGAEKQGRFDKEKHPAYLPEWAPAHLDRIKRMLEQDKNATSIILWSMGNECGNGPVFYDAYDWIKERDKTRYVTFEQANENRNTDIVAPMYPGIGTMKAYAESNKTRPFIMCEYSHAMGNSNGNFQEYRDIMNTSKKMQGGFIWDWVDQGLKTETEDGRMFWAYGGDLGGENLQHDQNFCANGLVSADRTPHPALEEVKKVFQNISFKLLENKKIEITNEYNFTNLSAYKFKWVLKANGKVVKEEVFEISAKPNESKDVILNLPLLDGDKEYYLDVYGYTKHEAPLVSANHEIAREQFKIGNHSYFENKVTHNGELKYSVKDKVLSFLSGAVQGALDLSTGKLIQYSFAKSDIKTITNFPEPYFWRAPTDNDYGNKMPERLGDWKLAHQDLKVKNVEVGKQNAQGLPVKVEFTIKKLDIPYTVDYLIQNDGSLKITASIDMEGKELPELPRFGMRMVLDGNFDNLSYYGRGPWENYSDRNTSSFLGIYKDKVENQYTWEYIRPQEAGYKTDVRWLTLKDKNNKGIEIVGEQQLGFSALQMSTESLDGGATKSQKHPTDIVVEKEKIYLHLDLKQRGVGGDNSWGAYPHEPYRLHDNKYSYSYSIKLIND